Below is a genomic region from Salvelinus fontinalis isolate EN_2023a chromosome 2, ASM2944872v1, whole genome shotgun sequence.
AAACTGTTTAAGGGTTGAGTTGGTAAAATGCAAAGACATACTTATGAAATCTCTAGCATGACTTTCAAATCACAGGCCTTTTGTCTTTCATCTGTGTCATTGCTCTCGTACAATACATActttactaataataatatgtcaTTTCCCAGTGTTAGGAAAAAACTATATTTCATGAAGATAAAACCATCTACTGAACTCTGGCATCCCAAATATCAGCATGTGAAATATCTCCGTTTGTTGGTTTTGTGGCTTCATATAGGCAGCATGAGATTGGGATTCAGCTAACTGAGCATGTGCTAATGTCAGCCTGGGCCCCTGAGACTGAAGAGATGAGAAGTGAACAGGCTTACTCAAGCTGTGTCTCTGCCCCTCTCATGATGTCACCTCCTTCGCAGTGAAACGTCTGCGTCAAGCCAATTCTCACCCCAGGGCTGGAACAAATGTTCCCACTGCAGCAGGGCCAGGGGCGAGGACACAGTCACACGAATGACTCATCACTGTCTTTTATTACACAACACTTTTTGGATCACTACCCACAGTCCCACACTACTGTAGCCTGAATATTCACTGGACCACTACCCACACTACAGTAGCTTGCATATGAGATCCTTGTATATTGTAAATGTCTCTCAATCAGTTTATTGTAAAATCCTATTTAGTTTTATGTCCTGTTTGCTAAAGTATGCATATGCTTAGCTTGACCTTCTCTAGTAACCTTGGGAGTCCGACGAAAGGTACTTTGCTATTGGAAGTTAGTTAATGCTGTATTCTGGCATCTCTCTCTAGGTTTCTGGAGGGATGTGGCAAAAAAAATCCTGTTTTTTTCTCAAACATTCAATGCCTCATAATAGGCGTTTGTTGTTGTTCACAAACAAACTGGGCAGCATTCCATCAGAGCTGCTAACGAGGCCAGAGGACATGGGGAGATGCCTCCCTTCAACAAGCCGATCCAATCCCACTGGATTAGAGCTCATCAGCCTCTCCGTATAACACATACCatattagtgaagacattaacAGCTGTCAACATTATGAATCTGTTGTTTCACAAGAGGTTTCAAGAAGCATAAAATTAGTTAGATGTACCTCAGGCCATTTTTATTCAGAGATAGCGAACGGTTTGGTGGAAGGAGAATGTTTCATTTGTTCACAATATAACAAATGTCATGAACATTACAAGCAACAAATTAAGAAAACGTTCCACAAGGCAAACAAAACACAACACAGGGAGGTGACTGTGAGTCAGACACAATGAAGACAGCCAGAGGAAATACAAAGGCTCATACTGTCATCCCAAGACTGGGATTGATTGAAAACCAATAAACGTGTCATTCATTGTGATTATTCTTTCTAATTGGATCTCTTTCCGGATTGCAACACCCTACCCCCCCTAAACAAACAATACCTGTTTCAAAACATCAGTCCTGTTGTGGGATATTTATTAACAAAACACTTTTTGACAAATGGGTAAAAATAAGTGATAAGTTACTAACAATAATACATGTTTATATACATAACAGGAAATAGCATGGGTCTGTTGAAAGCAAGAATGTCCTTTCTGTTGGTGGGACGCTGCCTCGGTTTCCAGGGACAGATCTTTCGCATGTCTCAGGAATTCCTTCAGGCCATATAAACAATGAGGCTCTGAGGCAGAGTCCCACTTAACCTTTGTGGCTGTCCTCTATACAAAGgccaaaacaaacacacatttgTTTAGCAAACTGAAATGGACATCGCCGTAAATCTCCAGAGAAATGTGTAGAGTGAGAGAGCTGAGCAGTGTACATTAGAATATTTTGTGGAAATGTATATTGCTTGTGTTCTCTCTTAATTATTTCACAAAATAATCCATTCTGCCGATGAACAGTACATTGAATTTTTTTTCCTTTCAGTTCTGCAACCGTCAACGCCTGAGGAAGTCCTCAAACAGAAGATCCACACATGGGTGAACGTTATACAGTACATGAGCACATGTATGAGAGCAATAATAAAATATTCATCCTTGAATTAATAGGATTGGGAAAACAAACAAGGACCAAAGAACACAAAGCAAACACACGGTACTGTTAATTAAACAGGAAACGGTTTCTCTCACCCTAATCCCCTCACAATGAACACATACAGTATCAATCAGAGGGAAGCAGTGATGTAAGTAAGCTCTGCTGGATCATCATTTAGCACAGGACCATAACAACTCTGTGCTTTCACTTGGTCAAATGTTCAAACAATATTGATCATAGCAAAACAGAAATCAGCATCACACAAGGACCAAAGAACACAAAGCAAACATTATTATGCATTACAAAAAGGTCGAAAATGAAGATTTGTGGTTGTGCATTTCCACATAAGTCAAAACAAATAAATAGGCATGCCTCAAGAAGGCTTTTCCTGGGGAATGTTGACATTGAAGGCCACCACAAGGATTCCATTAAAACTATTACTAGAGCGAGAATAGATTCACTGCTTCCAGAGTACTGTGAGAGAGCATAATAAAAAGTCTAGTGGAAGGAGGTAAAGGAAAGAGTTAAGTTCTTGAacattacttaaaaaaaaaaaatcatttcaAGTAAGCGTAGTTTGTCAGATACAAAGgatatttcaatttttttcaTCTGGAATGGAAATGCTTCATATCTTTTTAAGAGGTTCACCTCTTTGGTGGAACTTTGTCAGCATGAAACCATAAGACATCACATCTGTAGCCTAAATTGCAGTGGTTTATATTGTACATAATTGGCATCGTTGAATGTCATACAtaccaccagtggaggctgctgaggggaagacggctcataataatggctgaaatggagcgaatggaatggcatcaaacacatggaaaccactcCAACCATTACCACGCGCCTGTTCTcccaaattaaggtgccaccaacttccTAAACTTCCTATATAAATCAGTTGAAAAAACAACATTGGATGGAGTAAGGCTTAGCTTTTGAACTTAGTGTTTTCAAAAGAAAACAGAAATGTGCAGTTACATATCAAAGTGCTTTTTTCATTCACCTTTTTGGTTTTCATCTATAGTGCCTTCATTTTAAAtgcataaaaaacaaaaaaacataagGAGATTAAATCTACCACCTACTTTGACTGAGATATACAGTATTTTAGCAACCTTATCAGGCTATCCTCACTCACCAGGcttcagacagacacatacagtacagtatgattgATCAGCAAGACTACTTCCAGGCCAGAATACAATCTTAAAGCTTATATTGTTTTTCAAAGCCACAGGCGGAGGTGAAAAGGACATAAAATTATAGTGATAATAGATATACTGAACATTCCACACTGTAGTCCTAACTTCTACACCCCTCTAAAGGCACACAGATATTCCTTATACATACATATGGACAGATGGAGTCTGAGGGACTCCTTTTTTTTTGTACAGACATCCATGTAATTTTGCTGGCTGGTGACAGCCCAGGATGGATGAAGCAGAGGCGATTCAGGGCTCTATAAGCCCAGAGAGTTGATGGCCAGCTGGGGGAGATGAAAGACTAGGATGGGGGCCTGATGGTAGTCCCCAGGTAGGAAGGGTGTTGAGCAGGGACTCCAGCTGCTCTTCCCCCAGTCGCTGCCTCTCGTCCAGGTCCTTCATCCTGATGAGGAGCGAGGCCTTGGTCTGGACGAAGTGCTGGTAGTCCTGTAGGTGCTCGGCCGTCAGGCAGCGAGACAGGAAGTTAGACACCATCCTCTCCCGTCTGTCCAGGTTGTCCTTCAGGTCTTTGGCGTCCTCCCACTGCTTGCACAGCAGACGGTGACGGTTGTCCAGAGAATCCTGCCAAGGGATTAAAAAAGGTTGGGATTCAATGAATTACGACGTTTCATCAATTACGTTTCATCATTATCCAATGTGTACTAGTAGTGTTTATGGAAAGGCATTTTGGGGTCAGCTGTTATGGAAAAACTGCCAGTCAAGTAAGCTCATGTTGCAGTTTCACAGTAAAGTGATGCAGTATTTATTTTTGTCAACAGAGGGCAGGACAGATTGAAATTTGCATCGAAACTGGTTTGGAGTTTCGGTGACTCATTGTAAATACCAGCACTGCTGATAGAGGCTGAAAACACAAGCCACTAAAACACGCTCAATACAAAGAGCAGTCAATGTGAAATGTATAGAAATATTTAAACTATGAGCCCATTGAATAGAATATGAAGATCCAGGGAAACAATAAAACATCAgaatttagcatgggcacttaaTTAAGCAAATTTGAAGCACACAAAACTAGAACATTTAGCAAGAAACTACTGTGGAGATAATCAGAGGGGAATCACATGACATCAGGTGATATACGCTGCAGTCTAATCATAACATCTTATTAGGAATTGACTGAAAAGTACATATCCAGCTGAGAAACACTGTCAACATGTTCATTACCAAACCTAACAAAGGCAATCAATCAAATAGACAACATCAACAATCCCTCTTCATTTCTCACAATTGCTCAGATAAGGTGTTTTTTTTCAACCAGCATGTTCGCACGTTGCATGTTTGATCCCAAGTAAACATCAGGCCTATGAGTGGTTGAAAGCATGATCGCATCACTACAGTTTcagtctctctcaccttctcctctTCGTCTGTGTGCTCGTCCACGGTACTCAGGGCGTTCTGCACGCGGGCCAGCCGAGAGGACAGACACAGCAGCAGGCTGACCACGCGCTCCAGGTCTCCGATGAACAGGCCGTAGCGCTCCAGCTCCACGGGCGTACATCGCTCCCGAACCAGGGCCTCCACGGCCTCGCCCCGCACCCCATTCTCACGCACCTCCACCTGCAGGGCACCACAGGGCTCCTCCAGGGCCCGCAGGCGCTCCTCAATACACGCCACCAGCAGCCTCTGTAGGAAGGGGAGGGAATTGGGGAGTTTGAGAGAGAACATTATACATGACCTTGTGCTTTTGGGCTCTTTATGGTCAGCTCAAAACAAACAGGAGATAAGACAAGAGTCTGACAGTTTATCTGGCATCTCAATAATCAGGGCAGACTTCATCAGGTGATGCCAAACCTACTTAGTTAAACTGCAtccagttgatattgagatgacATCATCAACTGGCAGAGATAAAGTAAATCCACTTCTATTACAACCAAAAAAACATAATGCAGAGCTGAAAAGCAATAATGACCTTCTTCTCCGTGACATCCGCCTTGCTCAGTGGCTCTGGTTGGGGTTGGATTTGATCAGCATCAGGAGATGTGGGACGTGCTTCAGTGTCATCCACCGTTTCAGAGCTTCAGGAGGAGAGAGCGGAAAAAGACACACGCATGATACGGATGAGAGTGATGCATATGGATGAGATTGACCTTGGAAAGATGATCATCGGTCTTTAGCCATGAGATGGTCTTTTACACGTGTCTCTCAATCTAACTGCAATTCGGAAGCAGATATCTAGGCGCGCTGACCTACCAGCAGGTAACATGGCGCCTGCTGATTGAGGGTATGGCCATCAGACACCTGAACCGGTACAGTATAATGTGTCTAATAATGAGTTAGTCACCTGTCTGCAGCGTCTCTCTGCTCCTGCTTCTTCTTGTAGTGCTCCTCCATCAGCAGAGTGTCCTCCGGCAGTAGATGCTCCATTAGCATCAGCGCCGTCTTACGATTGGTCAACGGGTGCAGCACCCGAGCCAGCGATTGGTCCGCTGTgaccacctcctccaccagctCCTCCCACTTTGTGGTTGGTGTCTTTTCTGGGCTCTCTGTCTCGCCTGCTGgggtctccccctccccctccccctccaccgCATCGGTTTCCTTTTCTTCCTCTGGTTGCTCGCCCTCCCCACTCTGGGAAGTGTCAGTGTCAGGGACTGGTGTGGTGGAGGAAATTGTAAGGGGCTCGAAAGCTGCCGGAGCAGGGGCTAGATTTGGAGTTTCTCCCTCGGCCAGATTATCAGAAAGTGCTGGGTCCTCACCCTTGTCTTTTCTCCCTGGTTCAGGTGGTATGGTCCACAGAGTGGGGTCTGTGGTGACTCCACAGCTCAGGGAGACTTCCTGAGGGGACTTGGTACTCACACTGGGCTCATCCACTGACTGCTCTCTCACCACAGAGTGGTGTAAAGGACGGGCGGTCTTCACTCTGCTGGAATGAGAAAGACATTCGAAAATGGAATTATTCAAATAATATCAACAGTGATAAATAGCCATTTATACAGTAACATTGATTTAAATGTTGAGAATGTCAAATGCGGAGTGAGGGTCACTTTATCATTATATGGTCACCTACCTGGAGCCAGCTCCAGTGCCCCTCTCGCTAGCGCCCCTGGGATTGATGGGTATGGAGGGAGAAGTTGAGGTAGACTTGACTGCTCTCTCACTAGACTCCTGACCGTTATGGGACGGTGGGAGTGGGACATCGCAGGAGAGCACAGTGGTCTCAATCTCATCTTTAACGAGGGGGCCAAAGTCATATGATCTGGGGGAGCCATCTGAGCGAGTCCTGATCCGAGACGAGGCTCTCCATGCCGGGGAGACAGACTCACTAGACTCCCTGGTGCTTTTAGTCATCTCCTCTTTGTCTTCCTCACTGCCCAGCTGTGGTGCAGATTCCTGCTTGAAGAGGGGCTTCCTCTTGGTCTGCCTCTGGGCTTTCTCCTGGCCCTCACCGAAGAATGAGACGATCCTCTTCTCCTGGCCTGGTCCTGGGCCCATCTGCCTACTGCAGAGCTGGTCCAGCTGCTCAGAGCTCTTATTGAGGACCGGGGGGTGGCTGACCTGGGACATACCCAGCTCCTCCATGGACTTCCCCCGCTGGGCCACCACCCGGACCCGCTGACCCTCAGGGACCGACATGGCCTGACCTCTCCTCATTACCACCGTCTCCTCATCTACTGGTCTCTGAGTCTGAGCACTGAAAAATAACACAGAGATTGTGATGATATTCAGATGCATTGGAGACTGACGTGCCAGATTCCTCTCAGATATTGTATGTTCTTATCTTACCCTAATCATAGCTTATTAAAAAACACTAGTTTCGAAAAAGACTCCCTGAATATAGTTGTAATGTAGGTTTCTATCTTGATGTTATGTCTTTTTACTTCTCAGAATGGAATGTTGGCatggtatacagtgccttcagaaagtattcataccccttgacttattccacaatatgttgtgttacagcctgaattcaaaatagtttttcctcacctatctacacacaataccccataataacaaagtgaaaacatgtttttagatttttttatttttttttattgaaaattaaatactgaaatatctaatttacatacagtgccttcggaaagtattcagaccacttgactttttccacattttgatacgttacaactatattctaaaatggattaaataaaaatcctcagcaatctacacacagtaccccataatgaaaaagcaaaaacaggttattagaatcttctgcaaatgtattaaaaataaaacacagaaataccttatttacataaatattcagaccctttgctataagacacAAAATTAAggtcagatgcatcctgtttccattgatcatccttgagatgtttctacaacttgattggagtccacctgtggtaaattaaattgattggacatgatttggaaaggcacacatctgtctatataaggtcccacagttgacagcgcatgtcagagcaaaaaccaagtcataaggtcgaaggaattgtccgtagagctccgagacaggattgtgtcgtggcacaacaacaaaaaattgtgcAAAgcattcatcaaggcaaagggtggctactttgaagaatatgaaatatgttttgatttgttgaacacttttttggttgtgtgttatttcatagttgtgatgtcttcactattattctacaatatagaaaatagtaaaaataaagaaaaaccctgaaatgagtaggtgtgtccaaacttttgattggtactgtatggaaaatgtgatatttatttgtattattttattattaatacatttgcaaagatttcaaaaaaactgtttttgcttcgtcattatggggtattgtgcgtatattgatgagggggaaaaaatgatttaatacatttaagaataaggctgtaactcaacaatatgtggaaaaagtcaaggggtctgaatactttcccaaaggcactgtaagtattcatacccctgtgttaatacatgttagaatcacctttggcagcagtttacagctgtgtgcctttcagGGTAAGTATCTATgacctttgcacacctggattgtacaatatttgcacattttttttattttttattcttcaagttctgttaagttgattgttgatcattgttagacagcaattttcaaatcttgccatagattttcaaaactaactaggccactcaggaacattcaatgccgTCTTTGTAAGCaaatccagtgtatatttggtcttgtgttttaggttattgttctgctgaaaggtgaatttgtctcccagtgtcttttggaaggcagactgaaccaggttttcctcaaggattttgcctgtggtTAGCTCTATTCAGTTTCTTTTTATGTTAAAAAacaccctagtccttgccaatgacaagcatacccataacatgatgcagccaccgccacgcttgaaaatatgaagagtggtacttagtgacgtgttggatttgcccaaaacataacACTTTCTATTTAGGacaaagttcatttctttgcagTTCTACTTTagcctttttgcaaacaggatgcatgtttcggaatattttttaatctgtacaggctttcttttcactctttcacttaggttagtattgtggagtaactacaatgttgttgatgcaTCCtctgcaactgagttaggaagaacgcctgcatctttgtagtggctgggtgtattgatacaccatccaaagtgtaattaataacttcaccatgctcaaatggatattcaatgtctgtttttttacccatctaccaaaaagtgcccttctttgcgaggcattggaaaacctccctggtctttgtggttgaatttgtggatgaaatgcactgctcaactgatggaccttacagataattgtatgtgtggggtacagatatgaggtagtcatccatgcaacttattatataACTTGAacttacactacatggccaaaagtatgtggacatctcattccaaaatcatgggcattaatatggagttggtcctccctttgcggCTATAACatcttccactcttctgggaaagctttccactagatgttggaacattgctgtggggacttgcttccattcagccacaagagcattagtcaggtcgggcactgatgttgggtatttaggcctggctcgcagtcggcgttccaattcatcccaaaggtgttcgatggggatgaggtcaaggctctgtgcaggccagtaaagTTATTCCAcattgatctcgacaaaccatttctgtatggacctcactttgagcacgggggcattgtcatgctgaaacaggaaatggccttcccccaaaatgttgccacaaagttggaagcacagatcgtctagaatgtcattgtataccgcagcgttaagatttcccttcactggaactaaggggcctagcccgaaccacgaaaaacagccccagaccaataTTCCTCATCACCaatctttacagttggcactatgcattcgggcaggtagcgttctcctggaatccgccaaacccagattggtgaagcatgattcatcaatcTAGAGagcgtgtttccactgctccaaagtccaatggcggcgagctttactccactccagccggcgcttggcattgcacatggtgatcttaggcttgtgtgcggctgctcggccatggaaaccaatttcatggagctccagacaaacagtttttctgctgacgttgcttccaggtgcagtttggaactctttagtgagtgttgcaaccgaggacagacgatttttatgcgctacaGCACTTGGCGCTCCCGTTCTGTGAACTTCTGTGGCCTaacacttcacggctgagccgttcttgctcctagacgtttccacttacagcacttacagttgaccggggcagctctagcaggtcagaaatctgacaaactgacttggaaaggttggaaaggtggtatcctatgacagtgccacgttgaaagtcactgagctcttcagtatgggccattctactgccaatgtttatctatggagattgcgggtgtggctgaaaaagctgaatccactcattttaaggggtgtccacattgtatttaggcttgccataacaaaggggttgaatacttattgactcaagacatttcagcttttcatttttaattaatttgtaaacatttctaaaaacaattccacttagacattatggggtattgtgcgtaggccAGTGAAACACTatctcaattgaatcaattttcaattcaggctgtaacaacaaaatgtggaaaaggtcaaggggtgtgaatactttctgaaggctctgtatgtgTTTTCCCTTTCAATGCCGCAGTAAATCAAGTTTGAGCAAGCATCCGTGCACAACACACATGATTTACAGTAAATATTACAGGCACAGATATTCCCACTTTCCCAATAAACGAGTGAGGGCAACATACCTGGAAGTGTCCATAATATTAACTGGTGAGGGATCATTCATGTAGTTGTGACCCTGTAGCCAAACACATACCAATAATCAACATTAATAACACCCTTTGAACATTTATTGTGGTACATTCAGAAAAGTGACATGGGCCTCCATAAAATTCTATGAAATTCTACAAATACCATTAAAGCCTGGTGAGTGAGGCTCGTgttctgatgatgatgatgaggcttACCTGAAATGCGTGGGGCGTTGAGGTGGAACGATTTCTGAAGAACTCAGGTGGTTCAGGCTGGTCCAGAAGACTTTCCACAGAGGCAGACTTCCCCTGAGAGGGGCTGGGTGACTCTCTCCAGCTGGCCTGTTGGGAATAACCTCGGGCCTGGGTGGAGCTGGAGCTGAACTGTGAGTACCTTATCGAGCTGGAGGTTGAGTCCAGGATGCGGCCAGCCGAGTGGGGCCTGTGCAGCTTCTTCTTGGGGCCTTCTTTATTCCCAGACTGAGGCCTGGGATCCCAGTCAGAAGGCTTCCCAGCCGTGGAGTGCCTCTGGCTGGGGACTTGAGAGGCTTGAGGGGTGGGCTGCTGGGACTCAGCCACCTTGTGTCCCGTTTTGCGCTCCATGTAGGCGACCAGGGCATTGTGCTGGAGGTGCTTCAGGGATGTCTTGGAGAGGCTGGAGGCAGACATGGCCCTGCCTCTGGTTTCAAACATCTTTCTCCTTGCTGCCACCAGGCCCTGttctccctgctccccctcctcgCTTGAGAGCACTAGCAGGCCTCCTTCACTTTCGTTGCCCAGGGAACGGCAGGCTGCGTGGTGGGAGGGTGTGTCACCCAACTGGTTCAGATTCTCCGGCTCGGAATAGCACAGCTTCTTCTGCTCTGGAGTCAGGCGCTTCCTTCCCCTGATTCGAGCCACCTGCGGCTGGGCAACATTCGCTGGTCTCCCGTTTTCCTTTTCACTGCCCTTCACCACCACgctctctttcactttctcaACCTCCACCGTTTCCTTTATGTTCTCCTCATCTGTCCCCTCAGAATGTGTTggggagggggtgagtgtgtctGTTGAGGTCTCAGAGTCCCGTGAAGAGGAGACAGTGTGAAGTACTGTGGGCCTGAGTTCAGGCCTCTGCCTCACTCTGTGGGGCCAGGACAGCTGCAGGTCCCTCCTCTTAAAGGAGGTCTCCCTGAGCACCTTAGACTGGGCGTCCTTCAGTTTCTCCTTGTAGTACTTCTTGAAGGAGTCATCCAGGGTGTTGCAGGGGTGGGAGGTAGcctccactctctcttccttGGATGTTTCACCCTGTGGTGTCATATCACTACAGCTAATGGGGGTTGTGTTCAGGCCTGCATCTTTACCTTTCACACTGACCTCAATGTCCTTTTTGGGCTTGTGCAAACTCAGCGCCGCCCTGTTGGCTCCAGTGAGGTGGTACAGAAGCGGGGTGGTTTCCTT
It encodes:
- the LOC129821171 gene encoding protein Shroom1-like isoform X2; its protein translation is MDSYNFHFERMSNLDLHPLSLPLSRLSPAKSTSSIDQITHHHGKGDSAYSSFSGGSSAPEYPSPLLSDDLHHHSLHYTDLKYVKAIYHPNVLDSDAKSMDQLYRSVEAISNQYRHNDGCPSASQYCNQNQETLPPPPPLPPPPPARLDSFIATRNLENCRAQHGPEGQLADRPPPRHQTNNSDAACLKPDLVYGRRASQPYHRDPVDPDHTVNNTEQQKSANILSGSPPRTSQPEHPKQQSGSGDGGHLVGQRKRAQLAHGSLMPKQQQSASPWHVAQNMVNSSIQHKGQFYFVTGVCKSSLKHGSLCVPDVGSESPVPAPVETHRLVEMESSHNTMDNMFRNTQQMHHSTHDTATTNDREFYTKSQDEEKLIQSRISNDPSHISNQGSRSFDALEKSHKVQSRVIGRHHSPNHHIFYCGPEENCSLLSNFHNLVVPPPISMEPANHHKRDKQVKRGRRQPLGDIASEKINKETTPLLYHLTGANRAALSLHKPKKDIEVSVKGKDAGLNTTPISCSDMTPQGETSKEERVEATSHPCNTLDDSFKKYYKEKLKDAQSKVLRETSFKRRDLQLSWPHRVRQRPELRPTVLHTVSSSRDSETSTDTLTPSPTHSEGTDEENIKETVEVEKVKESVVVKGSEKENGRPANVAQPQVARIRGRKRLTPEQKKLCYSEPENLNQLGDTPSHHAACRSLGNESEGGLLVLSSEEGEQGEQGLVAARRKMFETRGRAMSASSLSKTSLKHLQHNALVAYMERKTGHKVAESQQPTPQASQVPSQRHSTAGKPSDWDPRPQSGNKEGPKKKLHRPHSAGRILDSTSSSIRYSQFSSSSTQARGYSQQASWRESPSPSQGKSASVESLLDQPEPPEFFRNRSTSTPHAFQGHNYMNDPSPVNIMDTSSAQTQRPVDEETVVMRRGQAMSVPEGQRVRVVAQRGKSMEELGMSQVSHPPVLNKSSEQLDQLCSRQMGPGPGQEKRIVSFFGEGQEKAQRQTKRKPLFKQESAPQLGSEEDKEEMTKSTRESSESVSPAWRASSRIRTRSDGSPRSYDFGPLVKDEIETTVLSCDVPLPPSHNGQESSERAVKSTSTSPSIPINPRGASERGTGAGSRVKTARPLHHSVVREQSVDEPSVSTKSPQEVSLSCGVTTDPTLWTIPPEPGRKDKGEDPALSDNLAEGETPNLAPAPAAFEPLTISSTTPVPDTDTSQSGEGEQPEEEKETDAVEGEGEGETPAGETESPEKTPTTKWEELVEEVVTADQSLARVLHPLTNRKTALMLMEHLLPEDTLLMEEHYKKKQEQRDAADSSETVDDTEARPTSPDADQIQPQPEPLSKADVTEKKRLLVACIEERLRALEEPCGALQVEVRENGVRGEAVEALVRERCTPVELERYGLFIGDLERVVSLLLCLSSRLARVQNALSTVDEHTDEEEKDSLDNRHRLLCKQWEDAKDLKDNLDRRERMVSNFLSRCLTAEHLQDYQHFVQTKASLLIRMKDLDERQRLGEEQLESLLNTLPTWGLPSGPHPSLSSPPAGHQLSGLIEP
- the LOC129821171 gene encoding protein Shroom1-like isoform X1; translated protein: MDSYNFHFERMSNLDLHPLSLPLSRLSPAKSTSSIDQITHHHGKGDSAYSSFSGGSSAPEYPSPLLSDDLHHHSLHYTDLKYVKAIYHPNVLDSDAKSMDQLYRSVEAISNQYRHNDGCPSASQYCNQNQETLPPPPPLPPPPPARLDSFIATRNLENCRAQHGPEGQLADRPPPRHQTNNSDAACLKPDLVYGRRASQPYHRDPVDPDHTVNNTEQQKSANILSGSPPRTSQPEHPKQQSGSGDGGHLVGQRKRAQLAHGSLMPKQQQSASPWHVAQNMVNSSIQHKGQFYFVTGVCKSSLKHGSLCVPDVGSESPVPAPVETHRLVEMESSHNTMDNMFRNTQQMHHSTHDTATTNDREFYTKSQDEEKLIQSRISNDPSHISNQGSRSFDALEKSHKVQSRVIGRHHSPNHHIFYCGPEENCSLLSNFHNLVVPPPISMEPANHHKRDKQVKRGRRQPLGDIASEKINKETTPLLYHLTGANRAALSLHKPKKDIEVSVKGKDAGLNTTPISCSDMTPQGETSKEERVEATSHPCNTLDDSFKKYYKEKLKDAQSKVLRETSFKRRDLQLSWPHRVRQRPELRPTVLHTVSSSRDSETSTDTLTPSPTHSEGTDEENIKETVEVEKVKESVVVKGSEKENGRPANVAQPQVARIRGRKRLTPEQKKLCYSEPENLNQLGDTPSHHAACRSLGNESEGGLLVLSSEEGEQGEQGLVAARRKMFETRGRAMSASSLSKTSLKHLQHNALVAYMERKTGHKVAESQQPTPQASQVPSQRHSTAGKPSDWDPRPQSGNKEGPKKKLHRPHSAGRILDSTSSSIRYSQFSSSSTQARGYSQQASWRESPSPSQGKSASVESLLDQPEPPEFFRNRSTSTPHAFQGHNYMNDPSPVNIMDTSSAQTQRPVDEETVVMRRGQAMSVPEGQRVRVVAQRGKSMEELGMSQVSHPPVLNKSSEQLDQLCSRQMGPGPGQEKRIVSFFGEGQEKAQRQTKRKPLFKQESAPQLGSEEDKEEMTKSTRESSESVSPAWRASSRIRTRSDGSPRSYDFGPLVKDEIETTVLSCDVPLPPSHNGQESSERAVKSTSTSPSIPINPRGASERGTGAGSSRVKTARPLHHSVVREQSVDEPSVSTKSPQEVSLSCGVTTDPTLWTIPPEPGRKDKGEDPALSDNLAEGETPNLAPAPAAFEPLTISSTTPVPDTDTSQSGEGEQPEEEKETDAVEGEGEGETPAGETESPEKTPTTKWEELVEEVVTADQSLARVLHPLTNRKTALMLMEHLLPEDTLLMEEHYKKKQEQRDAADSSETVDDTEARPTSPDADQIQPQPEPLSKADVTEKKRLLVACIEERLRALEEPCGALQVEVRENGVRGEAVEALVRERCTPVELERYGLFIGDLERVVSLLLCLSSRLARVQNALSTVDEHTDEEEKDSLDNRHRLLCKQWEDAKDLKDNLDRRERMVSNFLSRCLTAEHLQDYQHFVQTKASLLIRMKDLDERQRLGEEQLESLLNTLPTWGLPSGPHPSLSSPPAGHQLSGLIEP